The sequence GCCTAAAAAGAGCATGCTCACGTGCCCCGCTATGGAAGAAAGATTAAAAATCTTAGAATGGGGCTTGTTTCTTAGTAAGGGCAAACAAAACTGCACCACTTCACAAAGGGCGAAAAAATTCACGCCAAATTGTTTTTTAACCTCATCAATTGGCGTGTCTTCTACGCTCCCAAACACCCCATAACCGGCGGAATTGATCAAAACATCGCAATGATCTTCTTTAGCGCTGATGTTTGAAAACGCTTCTTTTAAAGCGTTAGAATCGCTCACATCAACATCAATGCTCTCGCATAACGCATGGTTTAACGCTACACACAAAGTCGCATGCCTAGAAAGTGCATAGACTTTATACCCTTGATCTAGCAGCATTAACGCGCACTCCAACCCAATCCCAGAACTCGCCCCGGTGATAACCGCCACCTTTTGGCTTTCTTTTTTCTCGCCCATTATCTAACGCCAACTCTCTTATTATTTTTATAATTCCTCTAATATTCACTTAATATTACTTAATTTTTACTAATATATAGTTCTTGGA is a genomic window of Helicobacter pylori oki112 containing:
- a CDS encoding SDR family oxidoreductase, which codes for MGEKKESQKVAVITGASSGIGLECALMLLDQGYKVYALSRHATLCVALNHALCESIDVDVSDSNALKEAFSNISAKEDHCDVLINSAGYGVFGSVEDTPIDEVKKQFGVNFFALCEVVQFCLPLLRNKPHSKIFNLSSIAGHVSMLFLGHYSASKHALEAYSDALRLELKPFNIQVCLIEPGPVKSNWEKTAFENDERKDSLYALEVNAAKNFYSGVYQKALSPKAVAQKIVFLTMSQKIKARYLIGLKTQLLLALYRILPSSWYDSLFRLIVLKRKRDA